Proteins encoded together in one Deinococcus irradiatisoli window:
- a CDS encoding metallophosphoesterase: MLIVRSLLSLVGGTLGISYINAYRFRVLRQRFELCGLNRPLRVVQLSDLHYGNWIGPGSVRKWVRAAMEQQADLIVITGDFLDSSVSYRPVSVLIKELSALRAPLGVYGVFGNHDWTSLNTQPVRARFARQLDEAGIQIINNAGVQVRDDLYLCGIDDWWFGNQDMKCTLQAKTGGATLMLSHNPDFLPNVPEGVGLTLCGHTHGGQVKLPFLGPVKQASLYDTRFLEGWVETQPEPPSAAEPTIEAQDSRIIRGFVTHGLGVTGLPIRFNCPAEMVVFDLEPERSPHRPEHPEDALPAP, from the coding sequence ATGCTCATCGTCCGTTCTCTGCTTTCGTTGGTGGGCGGCACGCTCGGGATTTCGTACATCAACGCCTACCGTTTCCGGGTGCTGCGCCAGCGTTTCGAGCTGTGCGGCCTGAACCGCCCGCTGCGGGTGGTGCAGCTTTCCGATCTGCACTACGGCAACTGGATCGGGCCGGGCTCGGTGCGCAAATGGGTGCGCGCGGCGATGGAGCAGCAAGCGGACCTGATCGTCATCACCGGAGACTTCCTCGACAGCAGCGTGTCGTACCGGCCCGTCAGCGTGTTGATCAAGGAACTCTCGGCGCTCAGGGCGCCATTGGGCGTCTACGGGGTGTTCGGCAACCACGACTGGACCAGCCTCAACACCCAGCCGGTGCGCGCCCGTTTCGCCCGTCAGCTCGACGAAGCCGGGATTCAGATCATCAACAACGCGGGGGTGCAGGTGCGCGACGACCTGTACCTGTGCGGCATCGACGACTGGTGGTTCGGCAACCAGGACATGAAATGCACCCTGCAGGCCAAAACCGGCGGCGCCACCTTGATGCTCTCGCACAACCCCGACTTTCTGCCGAACGTGCCGGAAGGGGTGGGCCTCACCTTGTGCGGCCACACCCACGGCGGTCAGGTGAAGTTGCCGTTTCTGGGACCGGTCAAGCAGGCCAGCTTGTACGACACCCGCTTTCTGGAAGGCTGGGTGGAAACGCAGCCGGAACCACCCAGCGCCGCCGAACCGACCATCGAGGCGCAGGACTCGCGCATCATCCGGGGCTTTGTCACGCACGGGCTGGGCGTCACCGGTCTGCCGATCCGCTTCAACTGCCCGGCGGAGATGGTGGTGTTCGATCTGGAGCCCGAGCGCTCGCCGCACCGGCCGGAGCATCCTGAAGACGCCCTGCCCGCGCCCTGA
- a CDS encoding TetR/AcrR family transcriptional regulator yields MDIHDSKTQEPKAPARSARVQQKVEARRRQIYAAATELFSVQGYRAASMRELAAALNMNKATLYHYVQSKEQLLTMLYTEVIAENTAIMQAVIGRGLSAAETLREVLVQRVEYTTTHQPLLRIFYEEELELPPNLSAPLRQEREHYERVLLELVQRGLNEGSLRSPVSAQMTVNTLLGAVNWTYRWYKPGGPLSPRAFAEGVTDTVLGGLLV; encoded by the coding sequence GTGGACATTCACGACAGCAAAACCCAGGAGCCAAAAGCGCCCGCCAGAAGCGCCCGGGTGCAGCAGAAGGTCGAGGCCCGCCGCCGCCAGATCTACGCCGCTGCCACCGAACTCTTCAGCGTGCAGGGTTACCGCGCCGCCTCAATGCGCGAGCTGGCCGCCGCGCTGAACATGAACAAGGCCACCCTCTACCACTACGTTCAGAGCAAGGAGCAACTGCTGACCATGCTCTACACCGAGGTGATCGCCGAGAACACCGCCATCATGCAGGCAGTGATCGGGCGGGGGCTGAGCGCCGCCGAGACGCTGCGCGAGGTGCTGGTGCAGCGGGTGGAGTACACCACCACCCACCAGCCGCTGCTGAGGATTTTCTACGAGGAGGAACTCGAACTGCCCCCGAACCTCAGCGCCCCGCTGCGCCAGGAGCGCGAGCACTACGAGCGCGTGTTGCTCGAGCTGGTGCAGCGTGGCCTGAACGAGGGCAGCCTGCGCTCGCCGGTCTCGGCGCAGATGACCGTGAACACCCTGCTTGGCGCCGTTAACTGGACCTACCGCTGGTACAAACCCGGCGGGCCGCTTTCGCCGCGCGCCTTTGCCGAGGGCGTCACCGACACGGTGCTGGGCGGCCTGCTGGTGTGA
- a CDS encoding methyltransferase domain-containing protein, translating to MTGPTPDHWNAEHYRDRHAFVYESSRDLVSGWLRPQPGERILDLGSGSGELTAQIAESGAQVTGVDASGEMIAAARARHPGVTFEVREAHALPYRRDFEAVFSNAALHWMKPLEPVVAGMAAALVPGGRVALEMGGGANVKAVRQAVEQALGDLGLSALPHPWIFPSPAELAALLEGAGLMVERLHLFRRPSRLSGEDGLRAWLTGFASGWLAPLTGEERAAVIGRAEQLARPQLWNGELWTADYVRLRALAFLE from the coding sequence ATGACTGGTCCCACCCCTGACCACTGGAATGCCGAACACTACCGTGACCGCCACGCCTTCGTCTACGAATCGAGCCGAGATCTGGTGTCGGGGTGGCTGCGCCCCCAGCCGGGTGAACGCATTCTCGATCTGGGCAGCGGCAGCGGCGAACTCACCGCGCAGATCGCGGAAAGTGGCGCGCAGGTCACGGGTGTGGACGCTTCCGGCGAGATGATCGCCGCCGCCCGCGCGCGGCATCCCGGCGTCACGTTCGAGGTGCGAGAAGCCCACGCCCTGCCGTACCGCCGCGACTTCGAGGCGGTGTTCAGCAACGCCGCCCTGCACTGGATGAAGCCGCTGGAACCGGTCGTCGCCGGGATGGCCGCCGCGCTGGTGCCGGGCGGCCGGGTGGCGCTGGAAATGGGCGGCGGCGCCAACGTGAAAGCGGTGCGGCAAGCGGTGGAGCAGGCGCTCGGCGACCTGGGCCTGAGCGCCCTGCCGCACCCCTGGATTTTCCCCAGCCCCGCCGAACTCGCGGCGCTGCTCGAAGGCGCGGGCCTGATGGTGGAGCGCCTGCATCTGTTCAGGCGTCCCTCGCGCCTGAGCGGCGAAGACGGCCTGCGGGCCTGGCTGACGGGCTTCGCTTCCGGCTGGCTCGCGCCGCTGACCGGGGAGGAACGTGCCGCCGTGATCGGCCGGGCCGAGCAGCTGGCCCGGCCGCAGCTGTGGAACGGTGAACTCTGGACCGCCGATTACGTGCGGCTGCGGGCGCTGGCCTTTCTAGAGTGA
- a CDS encoding MerR family transcriptional regulator, translated as MEKHGTLKIGELARATGLTIRTLRHYDAVGLLSPRQRTESEHRLYSQHEVVRLLHIQSLKALGLSLGDIRAVLDDPAQSPQAILERHMAFVQERIKEQQALLARLKQLGDVQRASGAQLLEVIKMTQDIKNKVDGMMDVARSVGDREEDKFSGEQMQYLKERAEQIGQERIEEVQNAWPELMAAVLIEMERGTDPHSPQVRALAQRWQALVSEFTGGRSDIKANLNDAYARRMTPEMQAMWDYISQAMK; from the coding sequence GTGGAGAAACACGGAACACTCAAAATCGGCGAACTTGCCAGGGCCACGGGGCTGACCATCCGGACGCTGCGCCACTACGACGCGGTGGGTCTGCTCTCGCCCCGGCAGCGCACCGAGAGCGAGCACCGCCTGTACTCCCAGCACGAAGTGGTCCGGCTGCTGCACATCCAGAGCCTCAAGGCGCTGGGGCTGAGCCTCGGGGACATCCGGGCGGTGCTCGACGACCCGGCCCAGTCGCCGCAGGCGATTCTCGAGCGCCACATGGCGTTCGTGCAGGAGCGGATCAAGGAACAGCAGGCGCTGCTGGCACGGCTCAAACAGCTCGGCGACGTGCAGCGGGCCAGCGGCGCGCAACTTCTGGAGGTTATCAAGATGACGCAGGACATCAAAAACAAAGTCGACGGCATGATGGACGTGGCCCGCAGTGTGGGCGACCGCGAGGAGGACAAGTTCAGCGGCGAGCAGATGCAGTACCTCAAGGAGCGGGCCGAGCAGATCGGTCAGGAGCGCATCGAGGAAGTGCAGAACGCCTGGCCCGAACTGATGGCCGCCGTGCTGATCGAAATGGAGCGCGGCACCGATCCACACTCGCCGCAGGTTCGGGCGCTGGCTCAACGCTGGCAGGCGCTGGTGAGCGAGTTCACCGGGGGCAGGTCGGACATCAAGGCCAACCTGAACGACGCCTATGCCCGCCGGATGACCCCGGAGATGCAGGCGATGTGGGACTACATCTCTCAGGCGATGAAGTAA
- a CDS encoding MaoC family dehydratase: MTRPPGKYFEELPVGTVVRHYITRTVTEADNVLFTTLTMNPQPLHLDAEYAAGTEFGERLVNSMLTLSLLVGLSVYDLTLGTLVANLGFAETSFPAPVRHGDTLRAESEVTARRESKSRPEAGIVTFEHRAYNQRGELVARCQRTALMQKQPKESV; the protein is encoded by the coding sequence GTGACCCGCCCGCCCGGCAAGTACTTCGAGGAGTTGCCCGTCGGGACGGTGGTGCGCCACTACATCACCCGCACCGTCACGGAAGCCGACAATGTGCTGTTCACCACCCTGACCATGAATCCGCAGCCGCTGCACCTCGACGCCGAGTACGCCGCCGGCACCGAGTTCGGCGAGCGGCTGGTCAACTCGATGCTGACGCTCAGCCTGCTCGTCGGCCTGAGCGTCTACGACCTGACGCTGGGCACCCTGGTCGCCAACCTGGGCTTTGCGGAAACGAGCTTTCCCGCCCCGGTGCGCCACGGCGACACCCTCCGGGCCGAGAGCGAGGTGACGGCCCGCCGTGAATCGAAGTCGCGCCCGGAGGCCGGCATCGTCACCTTCGAGCACCGCGCCTACAACCAGCGCGGCGAACTGGTGGCGAGGTGCCAGCGCACCGCCCTGATGCAAAAGCAACCCAAGGAATCCGTATGA
- a CDS encoding metallophosphoesterase translates to MFSRHDVLSAFKGGLGLGLLGSGLGLAQAYAPAQVNVHRAHLPGLNTPLRVALLSDLHYGRFIGLPQVRAWVSRALTTRADVILVLGDLVELDLRRSWPDDFLNELARLQAPLGVFGIWGNHDYGSFGVWTHPPEHNDKSWSALRDEFHAALARRGLRVLRNEGLLLRPDLYLGGVDDLYWGHPDAEAALRNAPEPVDAARLLMSHNPDYLMHLPPTVGLVLSGHTHGGQVRLPIIGAPVAPSEYGQRFAQGWVRGGLSGDGARGFVSRGLGLTGLPFRNLCTSEIVVLDLQPEAAR, encoded by the coding sequence ATGTTCAGCCGCCACGATGTCCTTTCCGCGTTCAAAGGAGGGCTGGGCCTCGGCCTCCTGGGCAGCGGCCTGGGGCTGGCGCAGGCCTACGCTCCGGCCCAGGTCAACGTGCACCGGGCCCACCTGCCGGGCCTGAACACCCCGCTGCGGGTGGCGCTGCTCAGCGACCTGCACTACGGCCGCTTCATCGGGCTGCCGCAGGTGCGGGCCTGGGTGTCGCGGGCGCTGACGACCCGGGCCGATGTGATCCTGGTGCTGGGAGACCTGGTGGAACTCGATCTGCGCCGGAGCTGGCCCGACGACTTCCTGAACGAACTCGCTCGCCTGCAAGCGCCGCTGGGGGTGTTCGGCATCTGGGGCAACCACGATTACGGCAGCTTCGGGGTGTGGACCCACCCGCCCGAGCACAACGACAAGAGCTGGAGCGCCCTGCGCGACGAGTTTCACGCAGCGCTGGCCCGGCGCGGCCTCCGGGTGCTGCGAAACGAGGGCCTGCTCCTGCGCCCGGACCTCTACCTGGGCGGCGTGGACGACCTTTACTGGGGCCATCCCGACGCCGAGGCTGCCCTGCGAAATGCGCCCGAGCCCGTAGACGCGGCCCGCTTGCTGATGAGCCACAACCCCGATTACCTGATGCACCTGCCGCCCACGGTGGGGTTGGTGCTCAGCGGGCACACCCATGGCGGGCAGGTGCGCTTGCCGATTATCGGCGCGCCAGTCGCGCCCAGCGAGTACGGCCAGCGTTTCGCGCAGGGCTGGGTGCGCGGCGGCCTGAGCGGTGACGGCGCGCGCGGCTTCGTCAGCCGGGGCCTGGGCCTGACTGGGTTGCCGTTTCGTAACCTCTGTACCAGCGAGATCGTGGTGCTGGACCTGCAGCCGGAGGCGGCCAGGTAA
- a CDS encoding HpcH/HpaI aldolase/citrate lyase family protein, which yields MTAHPPHRFRSALFAPGNQPEVLKKLPRSHPDLAILDLEDAVPDTQSAKQQAREVAREAAGWLAAHHPEQAVYVRLNAVHSPYFSEDLAALTSELAGVVLPKLERAAELDEALHQLAERGLSHLQVMAGIETVAGVEHAAELLRGPVTSAYFGAEDYVADLGGVRSEAGLEVLYPRSRVAMLCRLAGVAAFDIVVTKLRDEGAFYEDAQLGRSLGYGGKLCIHPAQVGLAHQVFSPSPEEIKRAWALLAAYEEGQQEGRGVISFEGQMVDAPMLVRARAVLAAAEVEA from the coding sequence ATGACTGCACATCCTCCCCACCGCTTTCGCAGCGCCCTCTTCGCGCCGGGCAACCAGCCCGAGGTGCTGAAAAAATTGCCGCGTTCCCACCCCGATCTGGCGATTCTCGATCTGGAAGACGCGGTGCCCGACACGCAAAGCGCCAAGCAGCAGGCCCGCGAGGTCGCGCGTGAAGCCGCCGGCTGGCTCGCGGCGCACCACCCCGAGCAGGCGGTGTACGTGCGCCTCAACGCCGTGCACTCCCCGTATTTCTCCGAGGACCTCGCCGCACTGACGTCCGAGCTGGCCGGGGTGGTGCTGCCCAAGCTGGAACGCGCGGCCGAACTGGACGAAGCGCTCCACCAACTCGCCGAGCGCGGCCTCTCGCACCTTCAGGTCATGGCCGGCATCGAAACGGTGGCGGGAGTGGAACACGCCGCCGAACTGCTGCGCGGCCCGGTGACCTCGGCGTATTTCGGCGCCGAGGATTACGTGGCCGACCTCGGCGGCGTTCGCAGCGAGGCCGGACTGGAAGTGCTCTACCCGCGCTCGCGGGTGGCGATGCTGTGTCGGCTGGCCGGCGTGGCCGCCTTCGACATCGTGGTCACCAAATTGCGCGACGAAGGGGCCTTCTACGAGGACGCCCAACTGGGCCGCTCCCTGGGGTACGGCGGCAAGCTGTGCATTCACCCGGCGCAGGTGGGGCTGGCCCATCAGGTGTTCAGCCCCTCGCCCGAGGAGATCAAGCGCGCCTGGGCGCTGCTGGCCGCCTACGAGGAGGGCCAGCAGGAAGGGCGCGGCGTGATCAGCTTCGAGGGCCAGATGGTGGACGCCCCGATGCTGGTGCGCGCTCGGGCGGTGCTGGCCGCCGCCGAGGTGGAAGCGTGA
- a CDS encoding amidohydrolase — MTALTLILARTLTQQDALSGPPTAGSASHEAEAVLVGAGRVLAVGRREDLRALAPAAEVLDHRDLLLTPGLCDAHIHLVMYGASLEEVPLHGARSVAEVAARVGQRAANTPPGTWIRGSGFLMSELGLSAYPTAEMLDAVSLHHPVLLHSRDRHMVWANSLALRLAGIGPDTPDPEGGQIVRPLGSLLEHAAGLVTRAVPPRSASQWLSAARAGADDLARRGYVSAHTMAFEDAHAPQALQALAARGELPLRIWACLPHDRLKQARELGLGPGSGGLFSFGGVKFFADGALGSRTAWLHAPGFADASGTGIPLDSPELIRELGREALELGFVPVTHAIGDRANTEVLSAYDDLRDLARQKGLRLRVEHAQHLRPSDIPRFGGLVASVQPIHLQGDAAMIRDLLPQHLGSSYAFKSLQDAGALLAFGSDAPVALPDVRASFAAAVTRVGDDGERLAPGEALSLEETLWAFTRGPALAAGWDNEGVIRPGARAAFTLWDRLGGQAQALVL, encoded by the coding sequence ATGACTGCCCTGACGCTGATCCTGGCCCGCACGCTCACTCAGCAGGACGCCCTGTCCGGCCCGCCCACTGCGGGCAGCGCAAGTCACGAAGCCGAAGCGGTGCTCGTCGGCGCCGGGCGGGTGCTGGCGGTGGGCCGCCGCGAAGACCTGCGGGCGCTGGCCCCCGCCGCCGAGGTGCTCGACCACCGCGACCTGCTGCTGACGCCGGGCCTGTGCGACGCCCACATCCACCTGGTGATGTACGGCGCTTCGCTGGAGGAAGTGCCGCTGCACGGCGCGCGCAGCGTGGCCGAAGTGGCCGCCCGGGTGGGCCAGCGCGCCGCCAACACCCCGCCCGGCACCTGGATTCGTGGCAGCGGCTTTCTGATGTCGGAACTCGGCCTGAGCGCCTACCCCACCGCCGAGATGCTCGACGCGGTGAGCCTGCATCACCCGGTGCTGCTCCACTCGCGCGACCGGCACATGGTCTGGGCCAACAGCCTGGCGCTGCGGCTGGCCGGCATCGGCCCCGACACGCCCGACCCGGAGGGCGGCCAGATCGTGCGGCCGCTCGGCAGCTTGCTGGAGCACGCCGCCGGGCTGGTGACCCGCGCCGTGCCGCCGCGCAGCGCCTCCCAGTGGCTCTCGGCCGCCCGTGCCGGGGCCGACGACCTGGCCCGGCGCGGCTACGTCAGCGCCCACACCATGGCCTTCGAGGACGCCCACGCGCCGCAGGCCCTGCAAGCCCTGGCCGCACGCGGCGAGTTGCCGCTGAGAATCTGGGCCTGCCTGCCGCACGACCGCCTGAAGCAGGCCCGCGAGCTGGGGCTGGGGCCAGGCAGCGGCGGCCTGTTCTCGTTCGGCGGGGTCAAGTTCTTCGCCGACGGCGCGCTGGGCAGCCGCACCGCCTGGCTGCACGCACCGGGCTTTGCCGACGCTTCCGGCACCGGCATTCCCCTCGACAGCCCCGAGCTGATCCGCGAACTGGGCCGCGAGGCGCTCGAACTCGGCTTCGTGCCGGTGACGCACGCCATCGGCGACCGGGCCAACACCGAGGTGCTCAGCGCCTATGACGACCTGCGCGACCTGGCCCGGCAAAAGGGGCTGCGCCTGCGAGTCGAGCACGCCCAGCACCTGCGCCCCAGCGACATTCCACGCTTCGGCGGGCTGGTCGCCAGCGTGCAGCCGATTCACCTGCAGGGCGACGCCGCCATGATCCGCGACCTGTTGCCGCAGCACCTGGGCAGCAGTTACGCTTTCAAGTCGCTGCAAGACGCCGGAGCGCTGCTGGCCTTCGGTTCCGACGCGCCGGTGGCCTTGCCGGACGTTCGCGCCAGTTTCGCCGCCGCCGTGACGCGGGTGGGCGACGACGGCGAGCGGCTGGCCCCGGGCGAGGCCCTGAGCCTGGAAGAAACGCTGTGGGCCTTCACGCGCGGTCCGGCGCTGGCCGCCGGCTGGGACAACGAGGGTGTGATTCGCCCCGGCGCGCGGGCCGCCTTTACCCTCTGGGACCGGCTGGGCGGTCAGGCGCAGGCGCTGGTGCTGTAA
- a CDS encoding ATP-binding protein, whose amino-acid sequence MTASSAARLRVQTLGVPHVWSAGTPCALSGKSMALLVYLALEGTVHRDILTELLWTDKAGQGARSNLRQELYRLRGKLGGEWLRFEGEWITLCGADVDLLDLRAHLRAGRWQAAAELVGGEFLPGLEPPAAEGFGEWREQQAAQAREDSLKALSAWADELERRGEYRAALAVHGRACALDDLAEAHHQAAIRLLLVLGEREAALERYHKFAALLRRELGALPGEDTQALARLAQGAPSTDAPLPLSGREDALYALSKARVALVLGDAGVGKTRLVSAFALQPGLTLHGLADLSGIPYAPLAEALSQRVDRWPPPGSLARRALLRLLPGEGAAHAPEDAAPLPEDRALFVRLLSEALGTVLGGELLVVEDLHWLDPGTLDVVVHHLRHTPGRVVLTARPEELARRSDFTAVLGGLERDRLLTRVPITELDEEQLRALLRALVGHDAPLFSQRLYRATAGHPLFILETLRDLRERGELRQVEGRWQTPYDESTVDYAEILTPPSVSAAIHERLARLGKGARRALQAAALSSEALSAAQIAEVSGLSEWDTVEALEEAQAARLMTLRGAGYMFGHELYRHATAREVVGARRQVLHRALARVLERSGVQPAQVAEHLEEAGEHAAAWRRWKEAAQNAARLFAHDKASEYFRRALACSPGEAEAFDMLAEQVELLRHIDDQPARLLALTRMRELAGQLGDPERQAEAAARFASYYTEQDEYASAVSMALSTLETVQAASPGRRAALLLEAGAALACQERHPEALSVLERALALTQPNTPQHANVLYWMGHCAAQQGDWPAAALHYAAAMCGLPAHRLTRGRILTLWQLGRVQTRLRAWSAARDHLTQASREALKLGSAPLQVLCLTALGQLHLDEGDVSAARQLAGEAQRLEVHDSEGQEELDRLLARLATLPTDVTPA is encoded by the coding sequence ATGACGGCTTCGTCCGCAGCTCGCCTCAGGGTGCAGACCCTGGGGGTGCCGCACGTCTGGAGTGCCGGAACGCCCTGCGCGCTGAGCGGCAAGAGCATGGCCCTGCTGGTGTATCTGGCGCTGGAAGGCACCGTGCACCGCGACATCCTCACCGAACTGCTCTGGACCGACAAGGCCGGGCAGGGCGCGCGCAGCAACCTCCGGCAGGAACTCTACCGCCTGCGCGGCAAGCTCGGCGGCGAGTGGCTGAGGTTCGAGGGCGAGTGGATCACGCTCTGCGGCGCCGACGTGGACCTGCTCGATCTGCGCGCCCACCTCAGGGCGGGGCGCTGGCAGGCGGCGGCCGAGCTGGTCGGCGGCGAGTTTCTGCCAGGCCTGGAACCGCCGGCCGCCGAGGGGTTTGGCGAGTGGCGAGAGCAGCAGGCCGCCCAGGCGCGCGAGGACAGCCTCAAGGCGCTCTCGGCCTGGGCCGACGAACTCGAGCGCCGGGGCGAGTACCGCGCGGCGCTGGCGGTGCACGGCCGCGCCTGCGCGCTCGACGACCTCGCCGAGGCCCACCACCAGGCCGCCATCCGGCTGCTGCTGGTGCTGGGCGAGCGCGAGGCGGCGCTGGAGCGCTACCACAAGTTCGCGGCCCTGCTGCGCCGGGAACTGGGCGCGCTGCCCGGCGAGGACACCCAGGCGCTGGCGCGGCTGGCCCAGGGCGCGCCCAGCACCGACGCGCCGCTGCCGCTCTCTGGCCGTGAAGACGCCCTCTACGCCCTCTCCAAGGCGCGGGTGGCGCTGGTGCTGGGCGACGCGGGCGTGGGGAAAACCCGCCTCGTCAGCGCCTTCGCGCTGCAGCCGGGCCTGACGCTGCACGGGCTGGCCGACCTCAGCGGCATTCCCTACGCGCCGCTGGCCGAGGCGCTCAGCCAGCGGGTGGACCGCTGGCCGCCGCCGGGGAGTCTGGCCCGCCGCGCCCTGCTGCGCCTGCTGCCGGGCGAGGGCGCGGCGCACGCTCCCGAAGACGCCGCACCCCTGCCCGAGGACCGGGCGCTGTTCGTGCGCCTGCTCAGCGAAGCGCTGGGCACGGTACTGGGCGGCGAGCTGCTGGTGGTCGAGGACCTGCACTGGCTCGATCCCGGCACGCTGGACGTGGTGGTTCATCATTTGCGCCACACCCCGGGCCGGGTGGTGCTGACCGCCCGGCCCGAGGAACTGGCGCGGCGAAGCGATTTCACGGCGGTGCTGGGCGGCCTGGAGCGCGACCGGCTGCTGACGCGGGTGCCGATTACCGAACTCGACGAGGAGCAGCTGCGCGCCCTGCTGCGCGCGCTCGTCGGCCACGACGCGCCGCTCTTCTCGCAGCGGCTGTACCGCGCCACCGCCGGGCACCCGCTGTTTATCCTCGAAACCCTGCGCGACCTGCGCGAACGCGGCGAGCTGCGTCAGGTGGAAGGGCGCTGGCAGACCCCTTATGACGAGAGCACGGTGGACTACGCCGAGATTCTGACGCCGCCGAGCGTCAGCGCCGCCATTCACGAGCGCCTCGCCCGTCTAGGCAAAGGGGCCCGGCGGGCCTTGCAGGCGGCGGCGCTCAGCAGCGAGGCGCTCAGCGCTGCCCAGATCGCCGAGGTCAGCGGCCTGAGCGAGTGGGACACCGTCGAAGCGCTTGAGGAGGCCCAGGCGGCCCGCTTAATGACGCTGCGCGGCGCGGGATACATGTTCGGCCACGAACTCTACCGCCACGCCACCGCGCGCGAGGTGGTCGGCGCCCGCCGGCAGGTGCTGCACCGGGCGCTGGCCCGCGTGCTGGAAAGAAGCGGCGTGCAACCGGCCCAGGTCGCCGAGCACCTCGAGGAAGCCGGCGAGCATGCGGCGGCCTGGCGGCGCTGGAAAGAAGCGGCCCAGAACGCTGCGCGGCTGTTTGCCCACGATAAAGCCAGCGAGTACTTCCGCCGTGCCCTGGCCTGCTCGCCCGGCGAGGCCGAGGCCTTCGACATGCTGGCCGAGCAAGTCGAGCTGCTGCGCCATATCGACGACCAGCCGGCCCGCCTCCTGGCCCTGACCCGCATGCGCGAACTGGCCGGGCAACTCGGCGACCCAGAGCGCCAGGCCGAAGCGGCGGCGCGCTTCGCTTCGTATTACACCGAGCAGGACGAGTACGCCTCAGCGGTCAGCATGGCGCTCAGCACCCTGGAAACGGTGCAGGCGGCCAGCCCCGGGCGCCGCGCCGCCCTGCTGCTCGAAGCCGGCGCGGCGCTGGCCTGCCAGGAGCGCCACCCGGAAGCGCTGAGCGTGCTCGAGCGCGCCCTGGCCCTGACGCAGCCGAACACCCCGCAGCACGCCAACGTGCTGTACTGGATGGGCCACTGCGCCGCGCAGCAGGGCGACTGGCCTGCCGCCGCCCTCCACTACGCCGCCGCGATGTGTGGCCTGCCGGCCCACCGGCTGACCCGGGGCCGCATTCTAACCTTGTGGCAGCTCGGGCGGGTGCAGACCCGGCTGAGGGCGTGGTCGGCGGCCCGCGACCACCTGACCCAGGCCAGCCGCGAGGCCCTTAAGCTGGGATCGGCGCCGCTGCAGGTGCTGTGCCTCACGGCGCTGGGCCAGCTGCACCTCGACGAGGGGGACGTGTCCGCCGCGCGGCAACTGGCCGGTGAAGCGCAGCGTCTCGAGGTCCATGACAGCGAAGGCCAGGAGGAACTCGATCGGCTGCTGGCCCGCCTGGCGACGCTGCCTACCGACGTAACGCCCGCTTGA